A genome region from Fusarium musae strain F31 chromosome 5, whole genome shotgun sequence includes the following:
- the GDA1 gene encoding Guanosine-diphosphatase (EggNog:ENOG41~BUSCO:EOG09261EAB), with amino-acid sequence MRTPTSPPSSKFPVFDPHEKPDRYKFKPKRQGIIGRMKESWMTQSQRTRWIKTAAIVFAIVTLFYFVSPKGVEVYHEVTHPAQGNNGQSPSDSSYGTDRCTKSYSKDKPIVQYVLMIDAGSTGSRIHVYKFNNCGDTPELEHEEFKMTEKDVGGLSKYNGDPVAAAKSLDPLMKVAMDTVPNALKGCTPVAVKATAGLRMIGKEASDAILAEVRRHLEQDYPFPVVDKENEGVVIMDGSLEGVYAWITTNYLLGKIGGPDKSETAAVFDLGGGSTQIVFEPTFKGAAHGGMPEKLAEGDHKYDLDFGGRHFELYQHSHLGYGLMAARKAIHGALIKDIESKNTDKAWVKQPIVNPCIAPGMNKTVEVTLEGSEEPVEVTFVGPSQPAPAQCRNLAEKILNKDEECKLAPCSFNGIHQPLLSKTFTKEDVYIFSYFFDRTKPLGMPDSFTLREMHDLTQTVCMGKSGWDVFTTIPDAMAELDGRPEWCLDLNFMMALLHSGYEMPIDREVKIAKKIKGNELGWCLGASLPLLAGGSGWSCKVNQIA; translated from the exons ATGAGAACACCCACATCGCCGCCCTCATCAAAGTTCCCCGTCTTCGACCCTCACGAGAAACCAGACCGATACAAGTTTAAGCCCAAGAGGCAAGGCATTATTGGCAGGATGAAGGAGTCTTGGATGACGCAGTCCCAGCGGACGAGGTGGATTAAGACTGCCGCCATCGTTTTTGCGATTGTTACCCTCTTCTACTTTGTCTCCCCCAAGGGTGTTGAAGTGTATCACGAAG TCACTCACCCTGCGCAGGGCAACAATGGCCAGTCCCCCTCAGATTCTTCCTACGGTACCGATCGATGCACAAAGTCTTACTCCAAGGACAAGCCCATTGTCCAGTATGTTCTCATGATCGATGCCGGCAGCACTGGTTCGCGAATCCACGTATACAAGTTCAACAACTGTGGTGATACCCCCGAGCTTGAGCACGAGGAGTTCAAGATGACCGAGAAGGATGTCGGTGGCCTCAGCAAGTATAACGGCGACCCTGTGGCCGCTGCCAAGAGTCTCGATCCCCTCATGAAGGTCGCTATGGATACTGTTCCCAACGCCCTCAAGGGCTGCACTCCCGTCGCTGTAAAGGCCACCGCTGGTCTTCGAATGATTGGCAAGGAAGCTTCCGATGCTATTCTTGCCGAAGTCCGACGACACCTCGAGCAGGATTACCCTTTCCCTGTCGTTGACAAGGAGAACGAAGGCGTCGTTATCATGGACGGTTCTCTCGAGGGCGTTTATGCTTGGATCACTACTAACTACCTTCTCGGCAAGATTGGCGGTCCCGATAAGAGCGAGACTGCCGCTGTCTTTGATCTTGGCGGTGGTTCTACTCAGATCGTTTTCGAGCCCACTTTCAAGGGCGCTGCTCACGGTGGAATGCCCGAGAAGCTTGCTGAGGGTGACCACAAGTACGATCTCGACTTCGGCGGTCGTCACTTCGAGCTCTACCAACACTCTCACTTGGGCTATGGTCTTATGGCTGCCCGCAAGGCCATCCACGGTGCTCTCATCAAGGATATCGAGTCTAAGAATACCGACAAGGCCTGGGTCAAGCAACCCATTGTTAACCCCTGCATTGCCCCAGGCATGAACAAGACTGTTGAAGTTACTCTTGAAGGCAGTGAGGAGCCTGTTGAGGTTACCTTTGTTGGTCCCTCGCAGCCTGCTCCCGCTCAGTGCCGAAaccttgctgagaagattCTCAACAAGGATGAGGAGTGCAAGCTCGCTCCCTGCTCGTTCAACGGCATTCACCAGCCCCTGCTTTCCAAGACCTTCACCAAGGAGGATGTCTACATCTTCTCCTACTTCTTCGACCGCACCAAGCCCCTCGGTATGCCCGACTCGTTCACTCTTCGCGAGATGCACGATCTTACCCAGACTGTCTGTATGGGCAAGTCTGGTTGGGATGTTTTCACCACCATCCCTGATGCTATGGCCGAGTTGGATGGCCGACCTGAGTGGTGCCTGGACCTCAACTTCATGATGGCCCTCCTCCACAGTGGATACGAAATGCCCATTGACCGCGAGGTTAAGattgccaagaagatcaagggcaaCGAGCTCGGCTGGTGCCTTGGTGCTAG TTTGCCTCTTCTTGCTGG
- a CDS encoding hypothetical protein (MEROPS:MER0323972~EggNog:ENOG41), whose amino-acid sequence MDVQLFVYDLSRGLARQMSMGLLGFQLDAIYHTSIELNGKEYVYDGGIIAIRPGSSHLGQPLEKIHLGTTNLPMDVIEEFLDSLRPIFTLEAYDLFHHNCNNFSDSFANFLLGKGIPEHIVKMPQAVLDSPMGRMLLPQLTQGINAGRQNGSILGLQQSAQTPSAPKHGVKVVSNSAEFDRLMNGAKNSCAVVFFTSATCPPCKVLYPIYDELAEEVGEKATLIKIDIAQPQAHEIGSRYSIRATPTIVTFLRGEEENRWSGADPAALRGNVQLLVQMAHPVHPHERLRLPTFANSNAKPVLYTKVPPLDKLLVKMGDEVAGKPEVQALKKYLEDQAKDGPSSAVVPEMNHLSSLVRDSVPTLPIDILFTIVDLFRCALSDPRVSGYFAEEKNHETVRTVLDFVNQQSECPYALRLVTLQMACNFFSTPLFSDEIMRDNSLRASVILLISSSFLDESHNNVRVAGSSLLFNLSVANRRARQESKPTLSGDDEIELAASVVEAIALEEKSAEALHGMLLALGHLVYGTPLDGDLPDLLQTVGAGDNILGKKSKFPDEKLISEVGKELLGKGLRKP is encoded by the exons ATGGACGTCCAACTCTTTGTCTATGACCTCTCACGAGGCCTGGCACGCCAAATGTCCATGGGTCTTCTGGGCTTTCAGCTCGATGCCATCTATCACACCTCTATAGAACTCAACGGCAAAGAGTATGTCTATGACGGAGGCATTATCGCAATCAGACCAGGCTCATCACACCTTGGACAGCCCTTGGAGAAAATCCATCTCGGCACAACGAATCTGCCTATGGATGTAATAGAAGAGTTTCTCGACTCTCTACGGCCGATCTTTACACTAGAG GCCTATGACCTCTTTCATCACAACTGTAATAATTTCAGCGATTCATTCGCAAACTTTCTATTAGGAAAGGGTATTCCGGAGCACATTGTCAAGATGCCACAGGCTGTTCTTGACTCGCCGATGGGCCGtatgcttcttcctcagcttACTCAAGGGATTAATGCCGGGAGACAGAATGGCTCTATCCTCGGACTTCAACAGAGCGCTCAGACGCCAAGTGCTCCAAAACATGGCGTCAAGGTTGTTTCCAATTCTGCTGAGTTTGATCGTTTGATGAACGGGGCAAAGAATTCATGTGCGGTCGTCTTCTTTACCTCAGCGACATGCCCACCTTGCAAGGTCCTCTACCCAATTTATGACGAACTTGCGGAAGAAGTTGGGGAGAAAGCCACACTGATCAAGATCGACATTGCGCAGCCCCAAGCCCACGAAATTGGAAGCCGGTATTCCATCAGAGCGACACCAACCATCGTGACATTTCTGCGTGGTGAGGAGGAAAATAGGTGGTCAGGGGCTGATCCAGCTGCTCTTCGAGGAAATGTCCAGCTCCTAGTGCAAATGGCACATCCTGTTCATCCTCATGAGAGACTCCGGCTACCGACCTTTGCTAATTCTAATGCGAAGCCTGTTCTCTACACAAAGGTCCCTCCGCTGGACAAACTCCTGGTTAAGATGGGAGACGAAGTTGCTGGGAAACCAGAGGTACAAGCTCTCAAGAAATACCTTGAGGATCAGGCGAAGGATGGTCCTTCAAGTGCAGTCGTTCCTGAGATGAATCACCTGTCGAGCCTTGTCAGGGATTCGGTCCCGACACTTCCCATTGACATTCTTTTCACTATCGTTGACTTATTCAGATGCGCTCTTTCGGATCCTAGAGTCAGTGGATACTTTGCTGAAGAAAAGAACCATGAGACAGTCCGGACCGTGCTGGACTTCGTCAATCAACAGTCAGAGTGCCCTTATGCCCTTCGCCTGGTCACGCTCCAGATGGCCTgcaacttcttctcgacaCCCCTATTTTCTGACGAAATTATGCGAGACAACTCGTTACGTGCTTCggtcattcttctcatctcttcgAGCTTCCTTGACGAGAGCCACAACAACGTGCGGGTTGCTGGTTCTtccctcctcttcaacttGTCCGTGGCAAATCGCCGGGCAAGACAAGAGTCAAAGCCTACTCTTTCAGGAGATGACGAGATAGAGCTTGCAGCGTCGGTAGTCGAGGCTATAGCCTTGGAAGAAAAGTCAGCAGAGGCGTTGCATGGAATGCTTCTCGCCTTGGGTCACTTGGTTTACGGTACGCCTCTTGATGGCGATCTCCCGGATCTGCTTCAGACAGTTGGTGCAGGAGACAATATCCTTGGCAAAAAGTCCAAATTCCCAGATGAAAAGCTCATATCAGAAGTCGGAAAAGAGTTGTTGGGTAAGGGGCTTAGGAAACCATAG
- a CDS encoding hypothetical protein (EggNog:ENOG41), with protein sequence MASQESGQNNNVQDESFKEQLDKAADSTRDLENQKPNPVVEKITEYVPAAAKILPARQSPSKEEDKPPGPPERPHHDDKIEDFVRDQHRSQGVDGILGDSPKDE encoded by the exons atggcttctcaagaatcGGGTCAGAACAACAACGTCCAAGATGAGAGCTTCAAGGAGCAGCTGGACAAGGCTGCGGATAGCACCCGTGATCTGGAGAACCAGAAACCCAATCCTGTTGTCGAGAAGA TCACAGAATATGTCCCAGCTGCAGCCAAGATCCTGCCTGCTCGTCAAAGCCCGTCCAAGGAGGAAGACAAGCCACCAGGACCACCAGAGCGACCGCATCACGATGACAAAATCGAAGACTTTGTAAGGGATCAGCATAGAAGTCAGGGCGTCGATGGAATTCTGGGCGATTCTCCTAAGGATGAGTGA
- a CDS encoding hypothetical protein (EggNog:ENOG41), with the protein MASPSRIPSEQPPRSASPSSFRPRSISASVPRADLTARLASPIPSQLLGTTPPRGGSPRPDAAPRAENLEDLSQLPGGGTSAQGPGVSALAAALSNSLGQSPPRHGTPAARVATPPIRSQSPLLGGRNSGTPTNYGSFNSRSQNALGTSAPYEDPEIVKRHLVQPSDENPGSEESSIQGNSKGKQPAEIGGAGLGEDEFSSLKLQGGDVTRGIYKWTEQAEARAKYNRSKSFDLGRPEPEAEVLDINSIKVPGGFRRNHLRRSVQSPGPQGHPEDGHASPAPGQQRLFTSSFLEFLTIYGHFAGEELEEDDEDLGPNEYFSSGEDTDEYNSDDEREPMEDSALLTPSRRRRKRKVRGGTGNNSPMNAALLLLKSFVGTGVLFLPRAYLNGGMLFSNLILFGVAALSYYCFVLLVQTQLKVGGSFGDLGGALYGKHMRTLILASIVISQIGFVAAYTVFTAANLQAFVRAVSDCKSSISIQWLILIQMLIFLPFALLRDIGKLAFTALVADAFILIGLAYLLYYDILTLNANGISDIIMFNKKDWTLFIGTAIFTFEGIGLIIPVQESMRHPQKFPRVLLIVMIIITVLFIGMGAISYAAYGSQTETVVLLNLPQDNKMVNGVQFLYSVAILLSTPLQIFPAIRIAETELFTRSGKYNPWVKWQKNVFRFFVVMLCAAIAWLGADHLDKFVALVGNFACIPLVFIYPPMLHYKAIARTKFWKVADILLCIFGFIAMAYATTLTAMSWATAEPKHPGYCDERGTTVGF; encoded by the exons ATGGCTTCTCCTTCGAGAATCCCATCTGAACAGCCCCCTAGGTCTGCTTCGCCCTCGAGCTTCCGACCTCGATCGATTTCCGCTTCGGTCCCTCGAGCTGATTTGACAGCACGTCTTGCTTCTCCCATCCCGTCACAACTACTTGGAACTACACCTCCCAGAGGTGGCTCGCCACGACCTGATGCAGCTCCACGTGCCGAGAATCTCGAGGATTTGTCCCAGTTGCCTGGAGGCGGGACTAGCGCCCAAGGACCTGGTGTATCTGCTCTCGCCGCTGCACTCTCCAATTCTCTAGGCCAGTCTCCTCCCCGACATGGCACTCCCGCAGCTCGCGTTGCTACTCCCCCGATTCGCTCGCAGTCTCCTCTGCTCGGCGGTCGAAATTCGGGGACACCGACCAACTATGGCTCTTTCAATTCACGGTCACAAAATGCGCTGGGCACCAGTGCACCTTACGAGGATCCTGAGATTGTCAAGCGTCATCTAGTCCAACCCTCGGATGAAAACCCAGGCTCAGAAGAGTCATCAATTCAAGGTAATTCGAAGGGCAAGCAACCAGCCGAAATCGGCGGTGCCGGACTGGGCGAGGACGAGTTCTCCAGCCTGAAGTTGCAGGGAGGTGATGTGACTCGAGGTATCTACAAGTGGACCGAACAGGCAGAAGCGAGAGCAAAGTACAACCGCAGCAAGAGTTTTGATTTGGGACGACCTGAGCCCGAGGCAGAGGTACTTGACATCAACTCGATAAAGGTGCCCGGTGGCTTCCGAAGAAACCATCTCCGTCGTAGCGTCCAAAGCCCTGGtcctcaaggccatcctGAGGACGGCCACGCCTCCCCTGCGCCGGGCCAGCAGAGATTGTTTACCTCCAGCTTCCTCGAATTCTTGACGATTTATGGCCACTTCGCTGGtgaggaactggaggaggatgacgaggacttgGGACCGAACGAGTACTTCTCATCCGGAGAAGACACAGACGAGTACAACTCCGACGACGAGCGGGAGCCTATGGAGGACAGTGCCTTGTTGACGCCTTCAAGACGCAGACGCAAGCGCAAGGTCCGCGGTGGAACTGGAAACAATAGTCCCATGAACGCGGCCTTGCTGCTTCTCAAGTCCTTTGTCGGTACCGGTGTCCTCTTCCTTCCTCGAGCCTATCTTAACGGAGGCATGCTCTTCAGCAACCTGATTCTCTTTGGCGTTGCCGCTCTGAGCTATTACTGCTTTGTGCTTCTCGTACAAACGCAGCTCAAGGTTGGAGGCTCTTTTGGTGATTTGGGTGGTGCACTTTACGGCAAGCATATGCGCACCCTTATTTTGGCTTCCATTGTTATCAGCCAGATTGGTTTCGTTGCCGCTTACACCGTATTCACTGCCGCCAATTTGCAGGCTTTTGTCAGGGCTGTTTCCGACTGCAAGTCCTCGATCAGTATCCAATGGCTCATTCTTATCCAGATGCTCATCTTCCTGCCATTTGCTCTTCTACGAGATATTGGAAAACTGGCATTTACTGCTCTGGTTGCGGATGCCTTTATTCTGATTGGTCTGGCTTACCTCCTGTACTACGATATTCTGACCCTCAACGCCAACGGTATCTCCGATATCATCAtgttcaacaagaaggacTGGACCTTGTTCATCGGAACTGCGATTTTCACATTCGAAGGCATTGGTCTCATTATTCCCGTTCAGGAGTCGATGAGACACCCTCAAAAGTTTCCTCGGGTTCTTCTCATCGTTATGATTATCATCACAGTCCTCTTCATTGGCATGGGAGCCATCTCTTATGCTGCCTACGGTTCTCAAACCGAAACTGTTGTCTTGCTCAACTTGCCTCAGGACAACAAGATGGTCAACGGAGTTCAGTTCTTGTACTCTGTTGCCATTCTACTTTCTACACCATTGCAGATCTTCCCTGCCATTCGTATCGCTGAAACAGAGCTTTTCACTCGCAGTGGCAAGTATAACCCTTGGGTCAAGTGGCAGAAGAATGTCTTCCGTTTCTTCGTGGTGATGCTTTGTGCGGCCATTGCTTGGCTCGGTGCCGACCATCTGGACAAGTTTGTTGCTCTCGTTGGTAACTTTGCCTGCATTCCACTTGTCTTTATCTACCCT CCTATGCTTCATTACAAGGCGATTGCCCGCACGAAGTTCTGGAAGGTGGCCGACATCCTGCTCTGCATCTTTGGATTCATCGCAATGGCGTACGCTACCACACTTACTGCGATGAGTTGGGCCACTGCGGAGCCTAAGCATCCGGGATACTGTGACGAGAGGGGAACAACGGTTGGCTTTTGA
- a CDS encoding hypothetical protein (BUSCO:EOG09260AZM) translates to MPPSPRYRASDPPDSPANDSDSDLDLDIQELDPISTTPAPRDSERPSTEPQTSRIALRNLRMGGVRRAGKRNRGYGDLGQDRDGNDEHSQALLGEHNSSASRWSEGSGYNEDDQPLLGGQPSQGRKSMNSDRVSSRLRLPSFMSGSKKPGPSDAEDQEDDDPSSSRHVAVGSTQPVRFPNNIISNAKYTALTFLPITLYNEFSFFFNMYFLLVALSQAIPALRIGYLLTYIAPLAFVLCITMGKEAFDDIARRRRDTEANSEEYNILVFQDADSNLAPVRQRKLLKSEVLQKHSRKKSKGARENLSDILEEDDVEAPPPSSRVVEVSRKSKDLKVGDVLKLTKGQRVPADVVILKCFTSEAPAPASIPEEPAEEDTLLAFDGEETQAKGKQPAEAAPEQETESGPGGETFIRTDQLDGETDWKLRLASPLTQNLPTEEFVRLRVTGGKPDRKVNEFLGTIELVESRKDALAHHATVQDSDASHTAALSIDNTAWANTVIASQATTLAVIMYTGPQTRSALSTAPSRSKTGLLEYEINSLTKILCALTLALSIILVALEGFGNTKDNVWYVKIMRFLVLFSTIVPISLRVNLDMGKSAYSWFIQRDPGMPGAVVRTSTIPEDLGRIEYLLSDKTGTLTQNEMEMKKIHVGTVSYANEAMDEVSTYVKQGFYIPPSADAAAQNMLITPSSTYSSTTTMGTTRTRREIGTRVRDVVLALALCHNVTPTVDIEDGKEVTGYQASSPDEIAIVKWTESVGLRLVYRDRKSMVLEYTNSKRPVVRVRILDVFPFTSEGKRMGIIVHFHEDVKVKNPSLSTGEIWFFQKGADTVMSSIVAANDWLDEETANMAREGLRTLVVGRKKLSYDQYKEFSARYQEASLSISGRDAGMQRVVSHYLEHDLELIGVTGVEDKLQKDVKPSLELLRNAGIKIWMLTGDKVETARCVAVSSKLVARGQYIYTVSKLKKKDNAQEHLDFLRSKTDACLLVDGESLTLFLTHFRLEFISIAVQLPTVVACRCSPNQKAEVAKLIREYTKKRVCCIGDGGNDVSMIQAADVGVGIVGKEGRQASLAADFSIEQFCHLVKLLVWHGRNSYKRSAKLAQFVIHRGLIIAVCQTMYSIAIKFEPEGLYKDWLLVGYATVYTAAPVLSLVLDKDVDENLANLYPELYKELTSGRSLSYRTFFVWVFVSIYQGGMIQGLSQILTEVDGPKMVAVSYTVLVLNELLMVAIEITTWHPIMIISIIGTFVLYIGSIPFLGGYFDLQFLITWGFVWRVLAIGAVSLIPPYVGKLIRRTMKPPSYRKVQSH, encoded by the exons ATGCCGCCCTCACCGCGATATCGAGCTTCCGACCCACCCGACTCTCCCGCGAATGACTCCGATTCCGACCTTGATCTAGATATTCAGGAGCTCGACCCAATATCAACTACTCCAGCTCCAAGGGACAGCGAGCGCCCTTCAACCGAGCCACAGACATCGCGGATAGCACTGCGAAACTTGCGCATGGGTGGAGTGCGGCGAGCTGGAAAGAGGAATCGCGGGTATGGCGACCTCGGCCAGGACAGGGACGGAAACGATGAGCATTCTCAGGCATTATTGGGGGAACATAACAGCAGTGCGTCTCGATGGTCGGAAGGAAGCGGCTACAATGAGGATGATCAACCACTGCTAGGGGGCCAGCCTTCGCAAGGCCGGAAGTCTATGAACTCGGATCGAGTATCTTCACGTTTACGACTACCTAGTTTCATGTCGGGCTCGAAGAAACCAGGACCGAGCGATGCGGAGGaccaagaagacgacgacccATCCTCCTCTCGACATGTGGCCGTGGGATCGACTCAACCTGTGCGGTTTCcaaacaacatcatctcaaatGCCAAGTACACAGCCTTGACATTCCTCCCCATTACCCTCTACAACGaattctctttcttcttcaacatgtACTTCCTTCTCGTGGCACTGTCACAGGCGATACCCGCCCTGAGAATTGGCTACTTATTAACGTACATTGCACCATTGGCGTTTGTACTCTGTATTACCATGGGAAAGGAGGCATTCGATGATATTGCAAGACGGCGAAGAGACACTGAAGCGAATTCGGAAGAGTACAACATTCTGGTTTTCCAGGATGCCGACTCCAATCTTGCCCCTGTACGCCAACGAAAACTGCTCAAGTCTGAAGTATTACAGAAACACTCCAGGAAGAAGTCAAAGGGGGCTCGAGAGAATTTGTCAGACATTCTGGAGGAAGACGATGTCGAGGCACCTCCGCCATCCTCGCGAGTTGTCGAAGTCAGCCGCAAGTCAAAAGATTTGAaagttggtgatgttctCAAACTGACAAAGGGACAACGTGTACCTGCAGATGTTGTCATCTTAAAATGCTTCACTTCCGAGGCGCCAGCTCCTGCATCAATTCCCGAAGAACCAGCAGAGGAGGATACCTTGTTGGCGTTCGACGGCGAAGAGACTCAAGCAAAAGGAAAACAACCCGCAGAAGCGGCACCAGAGCAAGAGACTGAAAGCGGACCAGGAGGGGAGACTTTCATCAGGACCGATCAGTTGGATGGTGAGACGGATTGGAAGCTCAGACTTGCTTCACCACTCACACAAAATCTACCAACGGAGGAGTTTGTTCGTCTGCGCGTCACCGGTGGAAAGCCAGACAGGAAGGTAAACGAGTTTCTGGGCACAATCGAGCTGGTGGAATCTCGAAAGGATGCATTGGCGCACCATGCGACAGTACAAGACTCTGACGCTTCCCATACGGCTGCTCTGTCAATTGATAACACAGCATGGGCCAATACTGTGATCGCCTCCCAAGCCACGACCCTGGCCGTCATCATGTACACAGGTCCCCAGACGCGATCTGCTCTATCAACAGCCCCCTCTCGTTCCAAGACCGGCCTGCTCGAATACGAAATCAATTCTTTGACTAAGATCTTGTGCGCGTTGACATTGGCTCTTTCCATCATCCTTGTCGCGCTCGAGGGTTTCGGAAACACTAAGGACAATGTGTGGTACGTCAAGATTATGCGATTTTTGGTTTTGTTCTCTACTATTGTCCCCATCAGTCTGCGTGTGAACTTGGACATGGGCAAGAGCGCATATTCCTGGTTTATCCAACGCGATCCTGGCATGCCTGGAGCAGTTGTTCGAACAAGTACTATACCAGAAGATCTCGGCCGAATCGAATACCTGCTCAGCGACAAAACTGGTACACTAACCCAAAATGAGATGGAAATGAAGAAGATCCATGTTGGTACTGTGTCTTATGCCAACGAGGCAATGGACGAAGTGTCAACATATGTTAAACAAGGCTTCTACATCCCGCCATCTGCAGACGCTGCTGCCCAGAACATGCTTATCACTCCATCATCCACATACTCTAGCACTACAACAATGGGCACGACACGTACAAGACGAGAGATTGGCACGCGAGTTCGAGATGTAGTTCTGGCACTCGCCCTTTGCCATAATGTTACACCTACTGTTGATATTGAGGATGGCAAAGAGGTTACTGGGTATCAAGCATCATCTCCTGACGAAATCGCCATTGTAAAGTGGACAGAATCAGTCGGGCTGAGGCTTGTGTACCGAGATCGCAAGAGTATGGTATTGGAATACACGAACAGTAAGAGACCAGTGGTTCGCGTGCGAATCCTTGACGTTTTCCCTTTTACTTCCGAAGGCAAGCGAATGGGTATCATCGTTCACTTCCACGAAGACGTCAAGGTGAAGAACCCAAGTCTCTCTACTGGCGAAATCTGGTTCTTCCAGAAGGGTGCTGATACAGTCATGAGCTCCATCGTTGCAGCGAACGATTGGCTCGACGAGGAGACCGCCAATATGGCGCGTGAAGGCTTACGCACACTGGTCGTTGGTCGCAAGAAGCTCTCATACGATCAGTACAAGGAGTTCTCGGCTCGCTATCAAGAAGCCTCGCTTTCGATCAGTGGGCGTGACGCTGGCATGCAGCGGGTGGTCTCGCACTACCTGGAACATGACTTGGAACTCATTGGCGTGACTGGTGTCGAGGATAAGCTGCAGAAGGACGTGAAACCTTCTCTAGAGCTCCTCCGCAATGCTGGTATCAAGATTTGGATGTTGACTGGTGACAAGGTCGAGACAGCCAGATGTGTTGCTGTCAGCTCCAAACTGGTGGCTCGTGGCCAGTACATCTATACAgtttccaagctcaagaagaaggataacgCCCAAGAACATCTTGACTTTCTCCGGAGCAAGACAGACGCTTGTCTCTTGGTAGATGGCGAAAGTCTGACTCTCTTTCTGACACACTTCCGTCTTGAGTTTATCTCCATCGCCGTCCAGCTGCCCACCGTTGTTGCTTGCCGTTGTTCGCCAAACCAAAAAGCCGAAGTTGCCAAACTCATCCGCGAGTACACCAAAAAGCGCGTATGCTGTATAGGCGATGGTGGCAACGATGTCTCAATGATCCAAGctgctgatgttggtgttggcattGTTGGCAAGGAAGGTCGACAGGCTAGTTTGGCGGCAGATTTTTCTATCGAGCAGTTCTGTCATCTTGTCAAGCTATTGGTCTGGCATGGCCGTAACAGCTACAAGCGAAGTGCTAAGCTCGCGCAGTTTGTTATCCACCGCGGTTTGATCATTGCTGTGTGTCAGACTATGTATAGTATTGCTATCAAGTTTGAGCCTGAGGGTCTATACAAG GATTGGCTACTTGTCGGCTATGCTACTGTATATACCGCAGCCCCTGTACTGTCACTTGTGTTAGACAAGGATGTGGACGAGAACCTTGCCAACCTCTACCCCGAGCTCTATAAGGAACTCACTTCTGGACGATCTCTATCATACAGAACTTTCTTCGTTTGGGTCTTTGTATCCATCTACCAAGGCGGCATGATTCAGGGCTTGTCACAGATCCTCACTGAAGTCGACGGGCCCAAGATGGTTGCTGTCAGCTATACCGTTCTAGTGCTCAACGAGCTTCTCATGGTGGCCATTGAGATCACGACATGGCATCCCATTATGATCATCAGTATCATTGGTACTTTCGTCTTGTATATCGGCTCCATACCTTTCTTGGGCGGATACTTTGACCTTCAGTTCTTGATAACATG GGGATTCGTCTGGCGTGTACTAGCCATTGGTGCTGTTTCACTGATCCCGCCATACGTGGGCAAGTTGATTAGGAGGACAATGAAGCCTCCGTCGTATAGGAAGGTTCAGAGCCACTAA